One Salarias fasciatus chromosome 9, fSalaFa1.1, whole genome shotgun sequence DNA segment encodes these proteins:
- the wdr97 gene encoding WD repeat-containing protein 97: MLNLLVSLKPPSDELIKTLLVLLAQKNLGLRETLLRLLGEFGVAEAEEWLWPELESWEDEQQDQPDQPDTWTSLQCRADRWLELWISKYKEHNRYLYLRSTAKWKPLTANTVDVLNYFCSVQKEQYNQARSVAPAGQNNTVLMPLHDCSYKPILRLGETYTMARTRKPGLILPPLRSRPFLTRFPRFISFPLSYITLSPFHNYSDEDWLKASAQRRFNHQESLVEYYR; the protein is encoded by the exons ATGCTGAATCTGCTCGTTTCCCTGAAACCTCCAAGTGATGAACTGATAAAAACGCTTCTAGTTCTTCTGGCCCAAAAGAATCTGGGCCTCCG AGAGACTTTATTGCGCTTGCTGGGAGAATTTGGTGTTGCTGAGGCTGAAGAGTGGCTGTGGCCTGAGTTGGAGAGCTGGGAAGAcgagcagcaggaccagccCGACCAGCCCGACACCTGGACCAGCCTTCAGTGCCGTGCAGATCGCTGGTTGGAGTTATGGATCTCCAAATACAAA GAACATAATCGGTATCTGTACCTAAGAAGTACGGCAAAGTGGAAGCCTTTGACCGCCAACACGGTGGACGTGCTGAATTATTTCTGCTCTGTGCAAAAAGAGCAGTACAATCAGGCCAGATCTGTTGCACCTGCCGGTCAGAACAACACCGTGCTCATGCCTCTGCACGACTG tAGTTATAAACCAATCCTTCGCCTTGGAGAGACGTACACCATGGCCAGAACACGCAAGCCTG GCTTaattcttcctcctctgcgAAGTCGTCCATTCCTCACGCGCTTCCCGCGCTTCATCTCGTTCCCTTTGTCTTATATCACTCTGAGCCCATTTCACAACTACTCGGACGAGGACTGGCTGAAGGCCTCCGCTCAGCGCCGCTTCAACCATCAGGAGTCGCTGGTGGAGTACTACAGATAA
- the LOC115394649 gene encoding leucine-rich repeat-containing protein 14 has protein sequence MVLSLVSLCAKEVVSDHSSSPGWLRWVPRELYRPLLEAAFSSCRPLTVGELVQRWPERTLRIGGRRRQGQTAPNRLCIQALLLAVVRGLSDQRCSLHLLDLSGLQGDEGGMGDPMGGWSLTVALCTMVVQARAGARRTQRKEGDRERKRFSALERETDIKRERGQRKRGMDLSSDDGEMVECSAPTSEEDLIKGVRRRMEIVRKKETVVTALGGSKKESEGQEPETDVLVHVRADLFVNARSWERVRVALSTAGPLKLQCRYLRVEEISVSSIRTLLDLLPPRGLLGIDIRYSSLGVAGLAELLPQLSTFPALNSLRLHYCNLDFRRDHLGQEQALRDLSQGLRHLQELRQLSLTALRLPGQLRVLLSSLPQPLEILELPYLSLSPVDLAYLSTSHHASTLQQLDLSENRLDESIPSIRRLLSEASGSLQHLSLSGCGLTDGLLGLLLPSLGGCWALKSLALALNPLSMTGLVDLVKTAVRMPSLRQLLYPNPLEDYQPGLPDLPSSAQLLDWPLDDSTDISLTSSQLKRVLADGGRSDLFLTCDLLNYDKDLVD, from the exons GTGAGCGACCACAGCTCGTCGCCCGGCTGGCTCAGGTGGGTGCCCAGGGAGCTGTACCGACCGCTGCTGGAAGCCGCcttctccagctgcagaccGCTGACTGTGGGCGAGCTGGTGCAGCGGTGGCCCGAGCGCACGCTGCGCATCGGGGGACGCAGGAGGCAGGGACAGACTGCACCCAACCGACTCTGCatccaggctctgctgctcgCTGTGGTCAGGGGACTGTCCGATCAGCG gTGCTCTCTGCATCTACTGGACCTCTCTGGTCTTCAAGGAGATGAGGGAGGGATGGGTGACCCGATGGGGGGCTGGTCCCTGACTGTGGCCCTCTGCACCATGGTGGTTCAGGCCAGAGCTGGAGCACGGAGGACACAACGGAAAGAAGGAGACCGAGAGAGAAAACGCTTCTCCGCCCTTGAAAGAGAAACGGATATTAAAAGAGAaagggggcagaggaagagaggcatGGACCTAAGCAGTGATGATGGAGAGATGGTTGAATGTTCTGCCCCTACGAGTGAAGAAGACCTGATTAAAGGAGTTCGGAGGAGAATGGAGATAGTCCGTAAAAAAGAGACAGTAGTGACAGCTTTGGGAGGcagtaaaaaagaaagtgaaggcCAGGAGCCAGAAACTGACGTTCTCGTGCATGTGAGAGCTGATCTGTTTGTCAATGCCCGATCCTGGGAGCGTGTTCGTGTGGCTCTGAGCACAGCGGGACCTCTGAAGCTTCAGTGCAGGTACCTGCGCGTGGAGGAGATTTCTGTGTCCAGCATCAGGacgctgctggacctgctgcctCCCAGGGGTCTCCTGGGCATTGACATTCGCTACAGTAGCCTCGGGGTGGCCGGTTTGGCTGAGCTGCTGCCTCAGCTCTCCACCTTCCCTGCCCTGAACTCCCTTCGCCTGCACTACTGTAACCTGGACTTCCGCAGAGACCACCTTGGCCAGGAGCAGGCACTGAGGGACCTCTCGCAGGGCCTCAGacacctgcaggagctgcggcAGCTCAGCCTGACGGCACTGCGTCTGCCCGGCCAGCTGCGAGTGCTGCTCAG CTCATTGCCTCAGCCTCTAGAGATATTGGAGCTGCCTTACTTGAGCCTGAGTCCAGTCGACCTTGCGTACCTCTCCACCAGCCACCATGCCTccacgctgcagcagctggatctgAGTGAAAACCGCTTGGACGAAAGCATTCCCTCCatccgccgcctcctctccgAGGCCTCCGGCAGCCTGCAGCACCTCTCTTTAAGCGGCTGTGGCCTGACTGACGGCCTGCTGGGACTCCTGCTGCCCTCGCTGGGAGGCTGCTGGGCCCTCAAGAGCCTGGCTCTGGCCCTGAACCCGCTCTCCATGACCGGTCTCGTGGACCTGGTGAAGACGGCCGTGAGAATGCCGTCCTTGCGTCAGCTGCTGTATCCTAACCCCCTGGAAGACTACCAGCCGGGCCTTCCCGACCTGCCCTCCAGCGCTCAGCTGTTGGACTGGCCTCTGGATGACAGCACGGACATCAGCCTGACCAGCAGTCAGCTTAAAAGGGTGTTGGCGGACGGCGGGAGGTCTGACCTCTTCCTGACCTGCGACCTGCTCAATTATGACAAAGACTTAGTGGACTAA